ATAGTGGGTCTCGGATCGACATGCTTCTGTAGAGTCGTGACATCATAGGATTCTATGAGTTGAGTCCGTAATCTGACTACCTTGGTTGTTTCATTGTGATGCATCTTTTAGAACACATTCATGATGGTCAAGTAGCTCCACATTATGACTTAGACAATACCAATTCTCCTTTGCTTCATGTTGGGCAAACATCTGGCCCTAAAAGGAAGAATGCACCAAAGGCAAGAGGAGTGACATTACATTCCTTGGAAATGATATTTGTTTCCGGTTCAATTTATAGTTTCACATGCCATGGAAACAAGCAGACTAATTCGAATTGAAGCCCACTTCAATATCATGATTGATTTGGTAATGGACCCCACTCCAGTTCCTTGAGCACAGTGTCTACATCGAACGAAGTCTAAACAGATTCCTATTgtaaaaatttggaaaaaaattagTTCACGAGTCTCACTCTCACACACTTATCAGACCTACGCATATGTTGGACGTGTCCCATGCCATACCtcgaatttttagatttttatggtCTGGATGTGAAACCAAAAGTTTACGAAAAGAAAAATAATTGGCTTCAATCGACTGATAATCAGGTTGCGTCCATCGAGTTGAGCGATTGCCACACATTTGCATGGGGCGCCACTTCACCGCTATCCTTATCGCGACCGAAACGCCTCCTTCACACTTTTCTCCCCCATTGCGAAAACACTTGCAGTTTTAACAGCTTGGACAACGCCCTCGCCAGCGGTGTTGCCCGTCCGCACGTGGTTCGCCATCAAGCCGCACCCCTCGTCGCTGCTCGGCGGCCTTCCACATCCGCCCAACCCCTGCGTCGCTGTTGCCGCTAGAGGACGCTCCCAGCCCGGTGGCATTGGCGAAATCAAAGGGCGCATTGGTGCCCACACGTGCTCGTCATCCTCTCCTCCTCAGTGGAGCACAAACTGGATCCAATGAGTACATAGCTTGCCGAGACACTCTGGCATGGTTCGGTCTCCAAATAAGATCAATGTACCTCCTTTCCACGTGGATAATGCTGGTCAAGTTCCAACTAGTTTGGAGCAACTTTTTAAATTGTGTACAAGGGATTAAAATTCTAGATACCAAAATTTTACAAATTAACTAGTTTGTATTTTTGCAACATCAATAAAAATATAGTATTACATAtaatatttatttttaattttaaaGTTGAAATTCTAGTGGAATTATATTTTGAATGAAATTGATTGAATCATATTCGATTATTGGAAATCAAACGAGGTTTCTTTTTTGAGGGAAGGAAATCAAACGAGGTGCAAGCAGAATGGGCACGAGATGCTTAAACAAGCCCAGCCCAGTTAAGGAAGAACTCGGCCCAAGTGTTTCCAGCGTTTaaagtcactgacgtgtggtcccgaATTAGCAGAGGGAACGGCCTTTTGCCTTTGCGTCTCTTGCAGAGAAAGGAGGAGAGCAGTGCAGGAGGAGATCAGATCACGAGACGAGATGGCGGCGTCCTCCTcctcaccggcggcggcggcggttgggcgaGCGGTCGAGGAGGTGCGTTCGGCGCTGAACGAGCACGCCGACGTGGTGGCGGAGCTCTTCGGCCGCGTCTCCACCGAGCTCCGCGGCGGGTTCGGCCCCGCCGTCGACACTTTCGTCGGCTTCTTCCACGCCGTCGACTGGAAGGTGCGTCTTTTCTCCCTCACCCCCTGCTTCGCTCGCTTGACCCTAGGATTTAGTCCACCGGGAAGCAGAAGCCGCTGCCGCAACCGCCGACGTCAGTGTGCTCGTTGCCGACTAAATCCAACGGACGCTGTGATTTTTCACCGCCGGCCTCGCCTGGATCTCTCTTGAGAGGCAGCGATTGTCTGGGTAGTTATGCTATGCAGGACGAACAATTTCATGTGGTTCATCTCCGCGCGATTCCACTGCCTCCTCATTCCTGTGAACTAGTAAATCAATGGAACAACACCGCTGTGCATCTAAGAATGAAGTCCGCAACAGGGTGCAAGTTACATAATGCCGCTTGTGATTACTCCAATTTTGGAGCTTCCATGTTGATGGTTTACCACATGATACTCAGTAACTAGTACTTCTGTAGTTCTGTGTAGTCATATACCATTGTTTTCTTGAATCGACCGCTGCATGTCGGTTCATGTTTTATTGTGTAAAAATAATCAACTTCGCCTCATCTGATGAGTAATCGTCGTCCCTGTTCTTACCTTGACTAATCTGCTCCATCTGTGTCTTCAGGAACCTTGGTTGATCGGCATGATAAGTTTCCATGCCATTCTGCTACTGGTAACCATCATCTCCAGGAGGAACATCAATTTCCAACTTATCTTGTCAGCCTTAACATGTGAGTATTACTTTCCTATCATTGTTCATTTATTTGGCCTTCAGACACCTAGTACCGTTAGCTAGTGTTTGTAGAATGTGTACATCATTCATGTCATACTAGTTCCGAATGTCATGCTATACCGACCATAAAGTATCGATATTTTTTTATGATTGCTGAGCTTAGCAGTTTTATGTATTGTGTCGCCTTGAAACCGTCAAAATAATCACACTGCACATGTCAACTCTGTAAAGCTTATCTAATTTGCAGCGGCACTGGCAACTTCCAACTTCTTCATAAATGTTGGTTTAATCATGTCAGCGAGGTTTCAGTGTAGCGTTTTTCTCTCCGGTTTCTAAATGTGTACTGTACGTGAGATGAGAAGACCTTCACCTTCTTTGCTATTGTGCCTGTTATTTTACATTGGTGTAAAATTTAACCACACAAGTAGTTTGAATATTTCAACAAGTAATTAGTAAATGTAACCTTGACATTGAGAGATAATGTTTCCTCTTTCCATTCCGATGCAAGTCGGGATTTACAGGCAAAGCGCCAGCAAAGCAATAGCTTTTGTAATACGCTAGATTACCCCCTTTGCTTACCTGATGTACTCGACTCATTGCAGTTTCTGGTGTATTCCTTGCCGAGAAACTAAACACGTTCCTAGGACAAAACTGGAAGAGCTTCTCAAGCCAGAATTACTTTGATCCCCAAGGCCTCTTCATCTCGGTCATGTGGTCTGGCCCCCTGCTTCTGATTACGATACTTATTCTGGTAAGCGCATCGCCTGCTGTCTCATTCACTGGTGTCAGTCTGCATCCCCTTCCGCTTTGCTTATGCGCAACTGCCTCCTGTGCGTTTGCTGTGCGCTTGTTCTGCAGGTGAACACCCTTGTGACACTCTGCATGCTGATGGTAAGGTGGAAAAGGGCCGAGCTCAAGCACCGCGCTCGTGAGGCCCGCAGCAAGCAGGAGTGATGCTGCTGACATGCCCTTGAACTGCGGATCTGTTGTGCGGTAGGCGATTAAGCTGCTGATCTAACGGAGAAGTTTGATTGGAACAGTAAAGTGTAAGATTAATTAGTCCTCGATTTTGATTGATGGTCTAGCTTTTCGTCTCTGGTACCGAAGCACACGGTTTTACACATGTATTAGCTGCTGTTCGTCAAATTTAAGGGATATGTTTGTGTAGGGAGCTCTGAATGTTATTTGGATGGCTGCAGGAGCCAAGTTCATCGTATATGCATTGCTTTGGATGAATGTTATTTGGATGACTGCAGGTTAATTGGTCCTTGATTTTGATTGATGGTCTAGCTCTCCAATACCTCGGTTTCATTTGTTCTCTGATTGTTTTAGTTTTTTTCAGTTACTTGAGACGGCAGTTTGGTTGGGACATATATAGTGATTTGGTTTGAGTTGATGTTGCGTGGAGTCCATTCATGAACCCCTCCTTTCCTCGTCCCTTGTGCTCCCCTCCCCCCTTCTGTCTTTCTCCTTTGATCTACCGTTGTCTCCTGATCAAGCTCTGCGACGTTGGCATCGCTATTGACCCTCCACCTTATTTGTCAGACCCTTCCTTTTCCTTGCCTACTTATCCACTGCTCATCTCCTCCCTATAAAACATCGCGCCCTGAGCACAAAATCGAAACGTTCGCTCCCTAGCTTTCCAATATagatagagaaggaaaaagaaaacaaatagtaACTGCATGACTTTGATATTTCGTAATAAACAATTTCAATAAAAACGGTTGTAGAGGCCAAGCGCACTCCCTTATCTCTCTTTTTTCAAACCATGAACGAGAGCACGGGAGATGCATGTAATTCATttgggtgtgtctagggcacatctagatgtgctttagttattgcacatctaagtgagtgaatcaagtataaaaagaaaaagaaaaaaaaagaaaatattcacacgaatcttaatgtaaaatcaatgacatatgacttagatatgcaatacttatggcacatcacatctagatgtgctttagcaaaactgtaatTCATTAAGCACAAATATATTACAATGCCGAGGACGGCACAACCCATAGATCCCCAAAGTTGGCACGACCCTTGCAACACCACGGCCCAAGAAAAATCGGGGCAATAGGTAGGATGGTGATGAGGGGAGAGCGGGGGTGGCTTGGGTTAGAACACAACCCCCTTCCTTTTCGGGAAAAGGTAATTGCTTGCACATATATATGTACACTCAAATTTGCTCAACTCTCAACTGGGAAAAATGTGCGTCCCTTTCACAATGATGGTGGGGGTGGTCGCTTGTTGACGACTTATTAACCGACTAAGCAAGCTTCTCTCTCTCCATCGATCTCTGTCTCTctttagatagatagatagattctaCACGCGCTGTAGCTGCAAGTTGCAGATCTCCGCTCCACGCGTGCCTGTAACATGCGGACCTCATGTTTACATCAGGTTCAAGTTCTTGACCACATCTGTCTCTCACAAGCTCCTCTAGTTCATTTTTTTTTAAAAGCTCCTCCAGCAACCAGGCCAAGCATCAACGAGTATCTTAATTCGACGAGCTTAAATATATATATCCAATAAGTACAAAACATGCCTTTGTTTTGTTATAGTCATGATCTGATCGTTTGTTGCAACATCTGTCATAATCATATCTCATATCTCATGTCCGATCCATCAACCTGCGGTGTATGCATGGCAGCCATACATAGTCCCTTTTTATTGGTACAGGTATTATGTTATGTGGGAGGTCCTGAAGGCTGTAGGTGACAGAGAAGGGTCAGTACTATCTGCTAGTATATCTGGATGGTGGATGTGAGTGAGATCAGCCCTGAAGTGCACTCCAAGCTAGCTAGCTATAGGAGACCCTCTCTCTACCTTCCAAAAAGCTTCACTTCACTACACACACCGTCCAAAAACTAGTACCACTTTGGATTTGCACTAAATTCCGTTCCTGCTTTGGTATGGCACAAGCTGATCGAGCCTGCCGTCCTAATTAACTGACCAGTCCATGTCTCATGTCCGAAACCGAAATAGTAGCTATTAGGTGGTACAGTACTGTACAATACACGGATTGTCTAGATAGCCAGCACCTAGATTTTTCTCCTAAAAGAATGATGTCTGTCTGtctgtattgtattgtattgtatgtACGGGTACGACTCCTTTAGGTGTGGTGCAACAACTAATTAGGTCGGCGTGCTATGCCATCCTAAATCCCATTGCATGAGGAGTGCAGTGCATGCCTCCCTATTTCTAGGACCTTTTCTCTCCCTGCCTGGCCCATTCAGATACACATGCACATGCTCGCTCAGACCTGAACCCGCTAGCTTTTGCATGTTCTAGAGCAGAGCGCTAGCATCGTCGTCTGATCGAGGGATCGGGGTGGTCTGGCAATGGAGGAGTCCTCTTGCAACACGGTGCCCCCGGGGTTCAGGTTCCACCCCACGGAGGAGGAGCTCGTCGGCTACTACCTCGCCCGGAAGGTCTCCTCCCACAAGATCGACCTCGACATCATCCAGGAGGTCGACCTCTACCGGATCGAGCCGTGGGATCTTCAAGGTACGTAATTCGTTCGCCACTTCGATCGCCGATCCTGTAGAGCTCGATGGTTTGCTTTTGCAGCGGTTAATGGAGGCTGACCGAGCTGTGTGTGTTGGTTGATGGCAGAGAGGTGCGGCAagtacggcggcggcggaggagggcagGAAGATCCGACGACGGAGTACTACTTCTTTAGCTACAAGGACCGCAAGTACCCCAGCGGCACGCGCACCAACCGCGCCACGGCCGCCGGCTTCTGGAAGGCCACCGGGAGGGACAAGCCGGTGctctcctcgtcctcgtcgtctcCCGCGGCCGTGATCGGCATGAGAAAGACGCTTGTCTTCTACCGCGGCCGCGCCCCCAACGGCCGCAAGACCGACTGGATCATCCATGAGTACCGCCTCCAGTCCAACGAGCACGCGCCCACACAGGCATGCAAATCTCCATCCATGCAGATTCAAGATTCatctccatgcatgcatgcaacgaaTTTTGTTGTTCAATTGCAGTGCTAATTAATTTTGTGGGCTGATTTGATCGTTCAGGAGGAAGGGTGGGTGGTGTGCCGCGCGTTCGTGAAGCCGGTGCCCAGCCAGCAGCACAGGCTGTCCTACGGCGGCGGCGGGTACCCGACGATGAACGGCAGCTACAGCTCCGCCTCCAATTACTACTACTACGACAACCCTAACGCGCGCCTGATGGTCGCCGGCGGGGGTCCGCCACATGATCAGCATGTTCTGGCGGCGGAGTCCAAGCAGCAGGTGCAGCTGTTCCCCtccgacctgccgccgccactCCAGAGCCCGACCTTcgacggcgagggcgagggcgacatCTCGCAGATCAGCGGTGGGTGTAGCAGTGCGGATCAGCAGCTGGCGGCTGCTGCTGGGACGATCGACTGGAACCTGTGGAGCAGCTTGCTGCCGTCCACGGCGCCACAGCTCTTCCACGGCCAGACAATgacgccgccgccggcagccaatTCGAGCTCCTCCAAGAACACTTAACGACATAATATTTGATCCGGAGGATTCAGATTATCTTGACTGATGATTAATTGTTGACAATTTGATCATACGACGGAGTATGTATGTTTGACGACTACTTGCCATTTTTACATGTGGCTAATTAGTTTCCACTTTGATTCTAGGGCATAGGATGATATATACAAATATACTTAcaatacatcaacatatatatgtaATTTCAGTAATGGGATTTGGAACTCAGGATTGATCAACCCTAGTTAGCTAACTAGTATTTCCTTTGTCATGTCAATTTCTCCATATGAAGCTCACATCACTACATCATTGTATACTTGCGTTGGCACGTAAAGAGCGATTTTATTCAGTTGTTTGGAATTTTGTCAACACAGTAAGACTTATATattgtctttctttctttcttcttacTCCTGTTTCCCCCCTTCTTTAACCGTTCCTTCTCCCTTAAAATTGACTTATGAAAATTACAAATTCGGTCAACTTATATATACTATTGCGCAGAAATTCGCTTTGGCACACGGGAGTGGAGCGCGCGCTCCTGCCACCAGAAAAAATACTTCAAAGTGTGGAAAAATCCGAGACAAAAATTTGGTGCATACATCTTGACATTATATCTGTGCATGTCAAGTTTTGAAGAAAATCGTCATTTtctgtggcttgtgtaaaaaatacaaaaatatgtcTTGTGAAAAGCACTTTTTAACATCAGATTTTGTTTTTCTTTACACGTTACACATAACTTGCCGGTTTTTCGCGAAACGATTTTGTGAGCATGTACAATATCGAGATGTACGCGCTAAatttttgtttgaaattttttaacATTTCAAAATACGTTTATAACATATTTTAAAAACCAGGAGCACGCGCTCCCGTGTGCCGCAGACTTATATTGATCTTCCGCATATGTACTATTAAGTTGTTTGCGTAGCTTAAATAGCATTTGTATGGAGGACAGAGGATCCATGAACTTTGGGCGCAACAGTTTGGAGATCCACCTATGGAATATGTGATTAAGTTATTTTATATCTTGTTGGAGCCTGGTTGCTTCGAGCTTTCAGCTTTATTTATCTAGTTACATGAGTGATACTACTCCCCATGTTTGGAATTAACCGTCGCTGAAATGAGTGAATTGAAACTCCATTTGAAATTAATTGTCATTGTAATGAGTGAATCCGGTTGTATTTTGTAGATGAATATGTATGCATGCTTGATACTCTGAACTTGATAATATGTGTTTATGTGTATCTTCTGAGGATGGGGTAAACTAGCCGTtcttttttagaagaaaaaaaaaaggCTTACAACACATAAGTACATCATCTTGCATTGCATATCCGAGTGCTTGTGTCGTGTGCACCTTAAGCCTATACGNNNNNNNNNNNNNNNNNNNNNNNNNNNNNNNNNNNNNNNNNNNNNNNNNNNNNNNNNNNNNNNNNNNNNNNNNNNNNNNNNNNNNNNNNNNNNNNNNNNNNNNNNNNNNNNNNNNNNNNNNNNNNNNNNNNNNNNNNNNNNNNNNNNNNNNNNNNNNNNNNNNNNNNNNNNNNNNNNNNNNNNNNNNNNNNNNNNNNNNNNNNNNNNNNNNNNNNNNNNNNNNNNNNNNNNNNNNNNNNNNNNNNNNNNNNNNNNNNNNNNNNNNNNNNNNNNNNNNNNNNNNNNNNNNNNNNNNNNNNNNNNNNNNNNNNNNNNTCTATGCATGTCCTTGTCCGTATGGTACGCAGAACCTAGCCGTGCAAGTGCACGAGTAATCAGTCTAGTTTGCATATTGCGTGACTTGAGAGATTGGAGCGGCCGCGATAGCAACATCCACTAATCATAACACCAGATGGTACTCCTTCTGCAATGATCGATTTTGATCTTCCGTGATTCATGTGTTGATTTATACAGGACCCATCACTCAAAAGTACTAATTTCCAGTTGCATGGCTCTACCATATTAGAAGAATCATACAAGTGACGGTCAAACATCCTAAGGCAGAGTATTGAGAGTGAAGTAAGAGAACTGATAAAGAAGAATTCCAATCATGAATCACAGCTGGCTTTATCTATTTTCATAattttatattttcagtttcctTTCTCTTTAAAAAATTTCAGAGAGATCTTGATGTAATTTTTGTTACTTGTGATATTTGTTGTACTGTCGTGATTGATGAaaaatagatcggaagttttttcACAAGAAAATAGTGTGAGACAAAAAAAATTCATATACTCTAGAATATAGAAGACAAATTATTAAGAACAAGAAGCAAACAG
The sequence above is drawn from the Triticum aestivum cultivar Chinese Spring chromosome 7A, IWGSC CS RefSeq v2.1, whole genome shotgun sequence genome and encodes:
- the LOC123151248 gene encoding transmembrane protein 18; the encoded protein is MAASSSSPAAAAVGRAVEEVRSALNEHADVVAELFGRVSTELRGGFGPAVDTFVGFFHAVDWKEPWLIGMISFHAILLLVTIISRRNINFQLILSALTFSGVFLAEKLNTFLGQNWKSFSSQNYFDPQGLFISVMWSGPLLLITILILVNTLVTLCMLMVRWKRAELKHRAREARSKQE
- the LOC123151257 gene encoding NAC domain-containing protein 76 yields the protein MEESSCNTVPPGFRFHPTEEELVGYYLARKVSSHKIDLDIIQEVDLYRIEPWDLQERCGKYGGGGGGQEDPTTEYYFFSYKDRKYPSGTRTNRATAAGFWKATGRDKPVLSSSSSSPAAVIGMRKTLVFYRGRAPNGRKTDWIIHEYRLQSNEHAPTQACKSPSMQIQDSSPCMHATNFVVQLQC